From Myxococcales bacterium, the proteins below share one genomic window:
- the argS gene encoding arginine--tRNA ligase, translating into MSDDHDLQSQLESLVRTATVEAFGPELADVDPLVRRSDRADFQADLALGLAKRTKKPPRAVAEAIVAKIDTTSSPLLESIEIAGPGFLNLTLRATFLGETCARVLADARLGVPEASLKDTVVIDYSAPNVAKEMHVGHLRTTLIGDALARLLEHRGHRVVRQNHLGDWGTPFGMLIEHLHDLGSEQAESDLAVGELSAFYKAARAKFDADPAFAERSRKRVVMLQAGDETTLASWQVLVTLSKRYFESVYEKLDVTMRTGDACGESFYNGKLAPLCDELAKGGKATISEGALCLFPAGYTNKEGEPLPLIVRKTDGGFGYATTDLAAIRYRLDDLGGTRLLYVVGAPQAQHLGMVFQAAKELGWLASPKRAEHVAFGSVLGTDKRMYKTRSGETVRLVDLIDAAIERALAVLAEKAPELDAETRDDIAKMVGIGSIKYADLSSDRVKDYVFDLDRMVSFDGNTAGYLQYAYARVRSVFRKAGVDGGKGAILVAEKEERALALALLAFPSAIRAVETTLEPHKLTGYLYGLAMTFTSFYEKCPILKSEGATRESRLSLADLTARTLAEGLRLLGIRVPEKM; encoded by the coding sequence ATGAGCGATGACCACGATCTCCAGAGCCAGCTCGAGTCCCTCGTCCGCACCGCTACCGTGGAGGCGTTCGGCCCCGAGCTCGCCGACGTCGATCCGCTCGTCCGAAGGTCCGATCGGGCCGATTTTCAGGCCGATCTCGCGCTCGGGCTCGCCAAGCGCACGAAGAAGCCACCGCGGGCCGTGGCCGAGGCCATCGTCGCCAAGATCGACACGACGTCGAGCCCCCTCCTCGAGAGCATCGAGATCGCGGGCCCCGGCTTCTTGAACCTCACGCTCCGCGCGACCTTCCTCGGGGAGACGTGCGCTCGCGTGCTCGCCGACGCGCGGCTCGGCGTGCCCGAGGCCAGCCTCAAGGACACCGTCGTCATCGACTACTCGGCACCCAACGTGGCCAAGGAGATGCACGTCGGCCACCTGCGCACCACGCTCATCGGTGACGCTTTGGCGCGGCTCCTCGAGCACCGTGGCCATAGGGTCGTGCGCCAAAACCACCTCGGCGACTGGGGCACCCCCTTCGGCATGTTGATCGAGCACCTCCACGACCTCGGCAGCGAGCAGGCCGAGAGCGACCTCGCGGTGGGAGAGCTCAGCGCGTTCTACAAGGCCGCGCGCGCCAAGTTCGACGCCGACCCGGCGTTCGCGGAGCGCTCCCGAAAGCGCGTGGTGATGCTCCAAGCCGGCGACGAAACGACCCTCGCCTCGTGGCAGGTGCTCGTCACGCTCTCGAAGCGCTACTTCGAGTCCGTGTACGAAAAGCTCGACGTGACGATGCGCACGGGCGACGCCTGCGGGGAGAGCTTCTACAACGGCAAGCTCGCGCCGCTCTGCGACGAGCTCGCGAAGGGCGGGAAGGCCACGATCTCGGAGGGAGCGCTCTGCCTCTTCCCGGCGGGATACACCAACAAGGAGGGCGAGCCCCTGCCGCTCATCGTCCGCAAGACGGATGGGGGGTTCGGGTATGCGACGACGGACCTCGCCGCCATTCGCTACCGGCTCGACGATCTCGGAGGGACGCGCCTGCTCTACGTCGTCGGAGCTCCCCAAGCGCAGCACCTCGGCATGGTCTTCCAAGCCGCGAAGGAGCTCGGGTGGCTCGCGTCGCCGAAGCGCGCCGAGCACGTCGCGTTCGGCTCCGTGCTGGGCACCGACAAACGCATGTACAAAACACGCTCCGGCGAGACGGTCCGCCTCGTCGACCTCATCGACGCGGCGATCGAGCGGGCCCTCGCCGTCCTCGCGGAGAAGGCCCCCGAGCTCGACGCCGAGACCCGCGACGACATCGCGAAGATGGTGGGCATCGGGTCGATCAAGTACGCCGACCTCTCCTCGGACCGCGTGAAAGACTACGTCTTCGATCTCGACCGTATGGTCTCGTTCGACGGCAACACCGCGGGGTACCTCCAGTACGCGTACGCCCGCGTGCGTTCGGTCTTCCGCAAGGCCGGGGTCGACGGCGGAAAGGGCGCGATCCTGGTCGCCGAGAAAGAGGAGCGCGCGCTCGCCCTCGCCCTCCTCGCCTTCCCGTCGGCCATCCGCGCGGTCGAGACGACGCTCGAGCCCCACAAGCTCACAGGCTACCTCTACGGCCTCGCCATGACCTTCACGTCGTTCTACGAGAAGTGCCCCATCCTGAAGTCCGAGGGCGCGACCCGCGAGTCACGCCTGTCTCTCGCGGATCTCACCGCGCGAACGCTCGCCGAGGGGCTTCGCCTTCTGGGCATCCGTGTGCCCGAGAAGATGTAG
- a CDS encoding dockerin, translating to MRLPFASRLLAAAVSLPLTALACGLALDEEPGPPTADAAADTSPGDERAPDDARTPDATPRDGASPDAIAVDGEAGPVVPSWDFDWTTIVGTGQSLSIGSQGAPPLSTAPSFDNMKLDDDGPEPKFQAAAGLKLVPLAEPIRPTTWGAPLYTAGVYPANIRGETPHTAMASQITALARAAGMVGLPQIHSVVGSGGKPMSFIAKGGTGNSFERTTFEVTAQKALAQTAGKRLGVGAVILTHGEADAILGTYEAGLVTLQRDYDTDLRALTGQTSTIPMYVSQQHSIPRRGDAMLRSTSTLAAWTASRTAPGKIVCLGPKYQYPYVSDKVHMDAFGYRRLGIKHGEAFFQNQVEKRPFRPLEPTAVARVGRVVTVTFHVPYPPLAWDAVLPTPHPEAGHPWALGKGFEVEDSNGKAVIESVAIAGDKVTITLDTEPTGQDLVVRYAMTMDDTGPAGARAGEGDGRMGLLRDSDPLVGIDDEPVVIEAVTGATSVTGDFSKHGRYELVVGGGLPAETAIVTRTATSAELSEPWPGATGTATVRVRSNQHNYAVAFELPVP from the coding sequence GTGCGCCTCCCCTTCGCCTCACGCCTCCTCGCCGCCGCTGTCTCCTTGCCACTCACCGCGTTGGCCTGCGGCCTCGCCCTCGACGAGGAGCCTGGGCCGCCCACCGCCGACGCCGCGGCCGACACGTCCCCGGGTGACGAGCGCGCACCCGACGACGCGCGCACCCCCGACGCCACGCCCCGCGACGGTGCCTCCCCGGACGCGATCGCCGTCGACGGCGAGGCCGGCCCGGTCGTGCCCAGTTGGGACTTCGACTGGACCACGATCGTCGGCACGGGCCAGAGCCTCTCGATCGGCTCGCAGGGCGCTCCGCCCCTGTCGACCGCGCCGTCGTTCGACAACATGAAGCTCGACGACGACGGCCCCGAGCCGAAATTCCAGGCGGCCGCGGGCCTCAAGCTCGTCCCCCTCGCCGAGCCCATCCGACCTACGACCTGGGGCGCGCCCCTCTACACGGCAGGAGTGTATCCTGCAAACATCCGCGGAGAGACGCCCCACACGGCGATGGCCTCGCAGATCACCGCGCTCGCCCGCGCCGCCGGCATGGTCGGCCTGCCCCAGATCCACTCCGTGGTCGGCTCCGGCGGGAAGCCCATGAGCTTCATCGCGAAGGGGGGCACGGGCAACTCGTTCGAGCGCACCACGTTCGAGGTCACGGCGCAGAAGGCCCTCGCTCAGACCGCCGGAAAGCGCCTCGGTGTCGGCGCGGTGATCCTCACGCACGGCGAGGCCGACGCGATCCTCGGGACGTACGAGGCCGGGCTCGTCACGCTCCAGCGCGACTACGACACGGATCTCCGCGCGCTCACCGGGCAGACCTCGACGATCCCGATGTACGTCTCGCAGCAGCACTCGATCCCGCGCCGCGGCGACGCCATGCTGCGCTCCACGTCCACGCTCGCGGCGTGGACCGCGAGCCGCACGGCGCCCGGGAAAATCGTGTGCCTCGGGCCCAAGTACCAGTACCCCTACGTGAGCGACAAGGTCCACATGGACGCCTTCGGGTACCGGAGGCTCGGCATCAAACACGGCGAGGCGTTCTTCCAGAACCAGGTCGAGAAGCGGCCCTTCCGCCCGCTCGAGCCCACCGCGGTCGCGCGCGTCGGGCGGGTCGTCACGGTCACGTTCCACGTCCCCTACCCGCCGCTCGCGTGGGACGCCGTGCTCCCCACGCCGCACCCCGAGGCCGGGCACCCGTGGGCGCTCGGCAAGGGCTTCGAGGTCGAGGACTCGAACGGCAAGGCCGTCATCGAGAGCGTGGCGATCGCCGGAGACAAGGTCACCATCACGCTCGACACCGAGCCCACGGGGCAAGACCTCGTGGTCCGCTACGCGATGACGATGGACGACACGGGGCCCGCGGGCGCGCGCGCCGGCGAGGGAGATGGCCGCATGGGGCTCCTCCGCGACTCGGATCCCCTCGTCGGCATCGACGACGAGCCCGTCGTGATCGAGGCCGTGACGGGCGCGACGTCCGTCACGGGCGACTTCTCCAAACACGGGCGCTACGAGCTCGTCGTGGGAGGCGGCCTCCCCGCAGAGACGGCCATCGTCACGCGCACGGCCACCTCGGCGGAGCTGTCGGAGCCGTGGCCCGGGGCGACCGGCACGGCCACCGTGCGCGTCCGCTCGAACCAACACAACTACGCCGTCGCGTTCGAGCTCCCCGTCCCGTAA
- a CDS encoding outer membrane protein transport protein, whose protein sequence is MKALRRIAGTLAVLGVALVGARAEANPHDIFGFGSRGPALGNAVSADVSDVSAVYYNPAGLARARGLELSLGYFRASHHLQTNGTDNEVDPVKGLVFGVVAPGELFGKRFAFGLGAHLPDDRISRVRAFRQEQPRWELYDNRNQRLTLTAALAFAPTDWLELGAGLSFMSSTVGRLDIRGSANIFAPVQSQLRHEVDADLTAIRYPHVGARVALSERVALAAVYRHEFQLGLDLSAHLEGDISGLTTATYDLTTSSVNNYLPRQVVLGGSWLVTDALRVNADFTWVEWSAYVAPVASLGVALDIPPPKGGWPSSITPPETPAPTAIVPLRMRNRLVPHLGLELVPVDGSKGRVALRAGYEHQKTPILAQTGTVSYIDRDRHTMSFGLGLAWKNPGEVFRGTLSLDAHAQVSVMPEEVTLKASPADLVGDFRAGGQIWNLGATLTAAFDGPVVSAFSRPAVQGKGASR, encoded by the coding sequence TTGAAGGCGCTCCGTCGCATCGCGGGCACGCTCGCGGTCCTCGGGGTCGCGCTCGTCGGAGCGCGGGCGGAGGCGAACCCTCACGATATTTTCGGGTTCGGCTCGCGGGGGCCGGCGCTCGGGAACGCGGTCTCGGCCGACGTGAGCGACGTCTCGGCCGTGTACTACAACCCCGCGGGCCTCGCGCGCGCGCGTGGCCTCGAGCTTTCGCTCGGGTATTTCAGGGCGTCGCACCACCTCCAAACGAACGGCACCGACAACGAGGTCGACCCGGTAAAGGGGCTCGTCTTCGGCGTGGTCGCGCCCGGAGAGCTCTTCGGCAAGCGCTTCGCCTTCGGCCTCGGGGCCCATCTCCCCGACGATCGCATCTCGCGTGTCCGAGCGTTCCGCCAAGAGCAACCGCGCTGGGAGCTCTACGACAACCGGAACCAGAGGCTCACGCTCACTGCGGCGCTCGCGTTCGCGCCGACCGACTGGCTCGAGCTCGGGGCAGGGCTCTCGTTCATGTCGTCGACCGTCGGGCGCCTCGACATCCGCGGCTCGGCGAACATCTTCGCGCCGGTGCAGAGCCAGCTTCGGCACGAGGTCGACGCCGATCTCACGGCCATCCGTTACCCTCACGTGGGGGCACGTGTCGCGCTCTCCGAACGTGTCGCGCTCGCGGCCGTGTACCGCCACGAGTTCCAGCTCGGGCTCGATCTGTCGGCGCACCTCGAAGGCGACATCTCGGGCCTCACCACGGCGACGTACGACCTCACCACCTCCAGCGTGAACAACTACCTCCCCCGGCAAGTGGTCCTCGGGGGCTCGTGGCTCGTCACTGACGCGCTCCGCGTCAACGCCGACTTCACGTGGGTCGAGTGGAGCGCGTACGTCGCGCCGGTCGCCTCGCTCGGTGTCGCGCTCGACATCCCGCCGCCCAAGGGCGGATGGCCCTCGAGCATCACGCCCCCGGAGACGCCCGCGCCGACCGCCATCGTCCCTCTCCGCATGCGAAATCGCCTCGTCCCGCACCTCGGTCTCGAGCTCGTCCCGGTCGACGGGTCGAAAGGCCGCGTGGCCCTCCGCGCCGGGTACGAGCACCAGAAGACGCCGATCTTGGCGCAGACCGGCACCGTCTCGTACATCGACCGTGATCGTCACACCATGTCGTTCGGGCTCGGCCTCGCGTGGAAGAACCCGGGTGAGGTGTTTCGTGGAACCCTCTCGCTCGACGCGCACGCGCAGGTGAGCGTCATGCCCGAAGAGGTCACCCTGAAGGCGAGCCCCGCCGATCTCGTCGGAGACTTCCGCGCCGGGGGGCAGATCTGGAACCTCGGAGCCACCCTGACGGCGGCGTTCGACGGGCCCGTCGTGTCGGCGTTCTCCCGACCCGCGGTCCAAGGAAAGGGAGCGAGCCGGTGA
- a CDS encoding PrsW family intramembrane metalloprotease, giving the protein MVAGIVLGVLFVTPFVLTYVLLIRWVDRFEPEPWWLIAVAFVWGAVFATSGGGASSAYVQTAVQKVLGASSSDPRLDAFGSTVLAPVFEEGFKAIGVALIAFLGLIGLKRLDGPLDGAIYGGVVGLGFTFTEDILYVAQQYAREGLGGFVVLLFLRTVLLGFSHCTFTACTGLGFGIAAESKSMAVKLLAPLFGFGCAMAMHAMHNGLPTFFGDGGLVLMLLASWLIDLLFFALLWVLVTRDRSIVIRELLGEVGTLIHPSELKLVSSYVTLGAKNLRIFFSLGFSAWRVRRKKQLSLVELAFLKSRRRRGETGRAIDEQEAKLRHAIGEANRVGIRIGA; this is encoded by the coding sequence ATGGTCGCCGGGATCGTGCTCGGAGTGCTCTTCGTCACGCCGTTCGTCCTCACGTACGTGCTGCTGATCCGTTGGGTCGACAGGTTCGAGCCCGAGCCGTGGTGGCTCATCGCGGTCGCCTTCGTGTGGGGCGCGGTGTTCGCGACGTCGGGCGGGGGCGCGTCGTCGGCGTACGTGCAGACCGCCGTGCAGAAGGTCTTGGGGGCGAGCAGCAGTGATCCCCGGCTCGATGCGTTCGGCTCCACGGTGCTCGCTCCCGTCTTCGAAGAGGGGTTCAAGGCGATCGGCGTGGCGCTCATCGCGTTCTTGGGTCTCATCGGACTGAAGAGGCTCGATGGCCCGCTCGACGGTGCCATCTACGGAGGCGTCGTCGGTCTCGGCTTCACGTTCACGGAGGACATCCTCTACGTCGCGCAGCAATACGCGCGAGAGGGCCTCGGGGGCTTCGTGGTGCTGCTCTTCCTTCGAACCGTGCTCCTCGGTTTTTCGCACTGCACGTTCACCGCCTGCACGGGGCTCGGGTTCGGGATCGCGGCCGAGTCGAAGAGCATGGCCGTCAAGCTGCTCGCTCCGCTCTTCGGCTTCGGGTGCGCCATGGCGATGCACGCGATGCACAACGGGCTCCCCACGTTCTTCGGAGACGGGGGCCTCGTGCTCATGCTGCTCGCGTCGTGGCTCATCGACCTCCTGTTCTTCGCGCTGCTGTGGGTGCTCGTCACCCGCGACCGCTCGATCGTCATCCGAGAGCTGCTCGGCGAGGTGGGGACGTTGATCCATCCGTCGGAGCTCAAGCTCGTGAGCTCGTACGTGACGCTCGGAGCGAAGAACCTCCGCATCTTCTTCTCGCTGGGCTTCTCGGCGTGGCGCGTTCGCCGCAAGAAGCAGCTCTCGCTCGTGGAGCTCGCGTTCCTGAAGAGCCGACGTCGGCGTGGCGAGACCGGGCGCGCGATCGACGAGCAGGAAGCGAAGCTGCGCCACGCCATCGGCGAGGCGAACCGCGTCGGGATCCGGATCGGGGCCTAG
- a CDS encoding MCE family protein, with the protein MATVTQGAKVGAFLLISAAGGFLVYNTVKKEVGRGTGYTVHAYLNDASGLAPHSRVTIAGIPVGQIQKIYLEGGRARVDVHVGSDVELNATATLGVRSASLLGENVIVLQPGVGGPKKKDGDEIATLPEPKSFDNLKEQLSSIADDIKKVSHQLAESVGTDRGGQEMRDILRNVADATEQLDLMVRENRAGLKHTIDNVDRITTRSGPQIDEVLENVKVITANVKVMLAKNGGENGESGELRQTIERINRASKSLESTLSHADNIAGRMDRGEGTLGRLSKDEALVNEVQGVAEGVNDYVDSLRRLQTVVGLRSDYNYLSSTVKSYVELRLQPREDKYYLVELINDPRGVTSYKQEDVESTDPNKPAQSRTVTTTTQSSLRFSIQFAKRLGPFTGRFGIKESSGGIGVDTTLFRNRLELVQDVFGFGEEAVPRYRVYAAWQFLDHFWLLGGVDHVFLEQRRDFFLGLQLRFTDEDLKTILPFAGGVRP; encoded by the coding sequence TCTGCTCATTTCGGCGGCGGGTGGCTTCCTCGTCTACAACACCGTGAAAAAAGAGGTGGGGCGCGGCACGGGCTACACCGTCCACGCCTACCTGAACGACGCGTCCGGCCTCGCCCCGCACTCGCGGGTCACGATCGCCGGCATCCCCGTCGGGCAAATCCAGAAGATCTACCTCGAGGGCGGCCGCGCGCGGGTCGACGTGCACGTCGGGAGCGACGTCGAGCTCAACGCCACGGCCACCCTCGGCGTGCGCTCGGCGAGCCTGCTCGGAGAGAACGTGATCGTGCTCCAGCCCGGCGTCGGCGGACCGAAGAAGAAGGACGGCGACGAGATCGCGACGCTCCCCGAGCCGAAGAGCTTCGACAACCTGAAAGAGCAGCTCTCGTCGATCGCGGACGACATCAAGAAGGTCTCGCACCAGCTCGCCGAGAGCGTCGGAACCGACCGCGGGGGCCAAGAGATGCGCGACATCCTGCGCAACGTGGCCGACGCGACCGAGCAGCTCGATCTCATGGTCCGCGAGAACCGCGCCGGGCTGAAGCACACGATCGACAACGTCGATCGCATCACGACGCGCAGCGGCCCTCAGATCGACGAGGTGCTCGAGAACGTCAAGGTCATCACCGCGAACGTGAAGGTGATGCTCGCCAAGAACGGCGGCGAGAACGGCGAGAGCGGCGAGCTCCGGCAGACGATCGAGCGCATCAACCGCGCGTCGAAGAGCCTCGAGAGCACGCTCTCCCACGCCGACAACATCGCCGGCCGCATGGATCGCGGCGAGGGAACGCTCGGCCGCCTCTCGAAGGACGAGGCCCTCGTGAACGAGGTGCAAGGCGTCGCCGAGGGCGTGAACGACTACGTGGACAGCCTGCGCCGCCTGCAGACCGTGGTCGGTCTCCGATCGGACTACAACTACCTCTCGAGCACGGTGAAGAGCTACGTCGAGCTCCGCCTCCAGCCCCGCGAGGACAAGTACTACCTCGTCGAGCTCATCAACGATCCGCGGGGCGTCACCTCGTACAAACAAGAAGACGTCGAGTCGACCGACCCGAACAAACCCGCACAGTCACGCACGGTGACCACGACCACGCAGTCGTCGCTGAGGTTCTCGATCCAGTTCGCGAAGCGGCTCGGGCCGTTCACGGGGCGCTTCGGCATCAAGGAGTCGTCGGGTGGTATCGGCGTCGACACGACGCTCTTCCGCAACCGGCTCGAGCTCGTGCAAGACGTGTTCGGCTTCGGCGAAGAGGCCGTGCCTCGCTACCGCGTCTACGCGGCCTGGCAGTTCCTCGACCACTTCTGGTTGCTCGGCGGCGTGGACCACGTGTTCCTCGAGCAACGCCGCGACTTCTTCTTGGGCCTCCAGCTCCGCTTCACGGACGAGGACCTCAAGACGATCCTCCCGTTCGCGGGCGGCGTTCGCCCCTGA
- a CDS encoding class II glutamine amidotransferase, with the protein MCELLGMECNVPTDIVFSFSGLVLRGGKAGPHSDGWGLALYDGKAARTFLEPSAAARSPLAEFVRNHPTKTLLAIAHVRKKTRGRAALENTHPFVRELWGRTFVFAHNGTVRGKSRLPIGRFRPIGDTDSEHVFCAMLSELERRFPSYPKKASELWEAVFELGARFGEEGTLNFLLGDGTHLYARCATKLAHIVRKAPFQKATLADDEVRVDFAEVTTPRDRVAVVATVPLTRDETWTVGKPGEMWVFRRGELRATFGG; encoded by the coding sequence ATGTGCGAGCTCCTCGGCATGGAGTGCAACGTACCGACCGACATCGTCTTTTCGTTCTCGGGCCTCGTGCTCCGAGGGGGCAAGGCCGGGCCCCACTCCGATGGCTGGGGGCTCGCCCTCTACGACGGCAAGGCGGCGCGGACGTTCCTCGAGCCTTCGGCCGCCGCGCGGTCTCCTCTCGCCGAGTTCGTGCGGAACCACCCGACGAAGACGCTGCTCGCCATCGCTCACGTCCGCAAGAAGACGCGCGGACGCGCGGCCCTCGAGAACACGCACCCGTTCGTGCGAGAGCTGTGGGGGCGCACGTTCGTGTTCGCGCACAACGGCACGGTCCGCGGAAAGTCGCGCTTGCCGATCGGCCGTTTCCGGCCGATCGGTGACACCGACAGCGAGCATGTCTTCTGCGCGATGCTCTCGGAGCTCGAGCGGCGGTTCCCGTCCTACCCGAAGAAGGCGTCGGAGCTCTGGGAGGCCGTGTTCGAGCTCGGCGCTCGCTTCGGTGAGGAGGGCACGCTGAACTTCTTGCTCGGGGACGGGACGCATCTCTACGCGCGCTGCGCGACCAAGCTTGCCCACATCGTGCGCAAGGCACCGTTTCAGAAGGCGACGCTCGCCGACGACGAGGTGCGCGTCGATTTCGCCGAGGTGACGACGCCGCGCGATCGCGTGGCCGTGGTGGCCACGGTTCCGCTCACCCGAGACGAGACCTGGACGGTAGGAAAACCCGGGGAAATGTGGGTGTTTCGCCGGGGTGAGCTCCGCGCGACCTTCGGCGGATGA
- a CDS encoding radical SAM protein, producing the protein MTLAFPEVSLGEARKIVSTIVRFGGEALRGPVEQVRRTALEAVRARGSVPSLEVLAERKSLVDPFVKYLLATHDGERIEAVRIPLEEPGRFSVCVSSQVGCALKCAFCATGRLGLRRNLETWEIVEQVRIVRAHLDPGGPARPRVHGVVFQGMGEPLANADRVLDAIRVMTEPSGLAIDARAITVCTSGLPAGIRRLAVEAPKVRLGLSIASARPGRRKSLMPIDDAHPLEVALDAAAFHVAETGLAPLFAVTLLAGHNDDPEDARALAAVVHGFSKRTGKRPRLSIIPYNAIADEDDPFVRSSDAREEAFREALRAEGVHTHKRYSGGGDVDAACGQLAGRG; encoded by the coding sequence ATGACGCTCGCGTTTCCCGAGGTCTCGCTCGGCGAGGCGCGAAAGATCGTGTCGACGATCGTCCGCTTCGGGGGAGAGGCGCTCCGCGGTCCGGTCGAGCAGGTGCGGCGAACGGCGCTCGAGGCGGTGCGCGCGCGAGGCTCGGTGCCGTCGCTCGAGGTGCTCGCCGAGCGCAAGAGCCTCGTCGATCCCTTCGTGAAATACCTGCTCGCGACCCACGACGGCGAGCGCATCGAGGCCGTGCGCATCCCGCTCGAGGAGCCCGGGCGCTTCTCGGTGTGCGTGAGCTCGCAGGTCGGATGTGCGTTGAAGTGCGCCTTCTGCGCGACCGGGCGCCTCGGTCTGCGAAGGAACCTCGAGACGTGGGAGATCGTCGAGCAGGTGCGCATCGTGCGCGCGCACCTCGACCCGGGGGGGCCCGCGCGTCCGCGGGTGCACGGCGTGGTGTTCCAGGGCATGGGAGAGCCGCTCGCGAACGCCGATCGGGTGCTCGACGCCATTCGGGTCATGACCGAGCCGAGCGGGCTCGCGATCGACGCGCGGGCCATCACCGTGTGCACCTCGGGATTGCCCGCAGGCATCCGAAGGCTCGCCGTCGAGGCTCCGAAGGTGCGCCTGGGGCTCTCGATCGCGAGCGCGCGCCCCGGACGCCGCAAGAGCCTCATGCCCATCGACGACGCTCACCCGCTCGAGGTCGCGCTCGATGCGGCGGCCTTCCACGTCGCCGAAACCGGGCTCGCGCCGCTCTTCGCCGTCACGCTGCTCGCCGGCCACAACGACGACCCCGAGGACGCGCGGGCCCTCGCCGCCGTGGTGCACGGGTTCTCGAAGCGCACCGGCAAGAGGCCGCGCCTCTCGATCATCCCGTACAACGCCATCGCCGACGAGGACGACCCGTTCGTCCGCTCGTCCGACGCGCGAGAGGAGGCCTTCCGCGAGGCGCTTCGAGCCGAGGGCGTGCACACCCACAAGCGGTACAGCGGCGGCGGAGACGTGGACGCCGCGTGCGGGCAGCTCGCCGGCCGCGGCTGA